Proteins encoded in a region of the Osmerus mordax isolate fOsmMor3 chromosome 17, fOsmMor3.pri, whole genome shotgun sequence genome:
- the LOC136960167 gene encoding zinc finger protein AEBP2-like isoform X2, whose product MAAATTDGTDQDSPYTGDHNGTGDTGEDGEKTRGLPDSKQEPGDNENGLEMDVNDGHGGGEEHEKPSPDSYASKETVLRNGEREMGCELSVPGNSPEHERPPSSSDPVESSRGLKEEQREESVPSPPSSVPSPPSDLKTRDDCTEKSDHGIKRRASLEISSSDGEPLSRMDSEDSISSPLVDQESTLSSGRSTPAMMHGGAGISGGSKGYACLWDGCLQGFLSSPDLAEHLRAEHLRAAHGHTQTGGVFVCLWKGCKVFNTPSTSQSWLQRHMLSHSGDKPFKCVVGGCSATFASQGGLARHVPTHFSAQSSKLANQSRGKEESPSKAGLNKRRKLKNKRRRSLPRPHDFFDAMTMDAIRHRAICLNLATHIESQGHGHSVVFHSTVIARRKEDSGKVKVLLHWTPEDILADVWVSESERPQQKTKVVHLSQLPPDTAVQLAPSIYRMFF is encoded by the exons ATGGCTGCGGCAACAACCGACGGAACCGATCAAGATAGTCCATATACTGGTGACCATAACGGTACCGGGGACACCGGGGAAGACGGTGAGAAGACACGGGGCCTCCCAGATTCGAAACAGGAACCGGGTGACAACGAGAATGGTTTAGAAATGGACGTTAACGACGGACACGGCGGCGGAGAGGAGCACGAGAAACCGTCTCCAGATTCCTATGCCTCTAAAGAAACGGTTTTGAGAAACGGAGAACGGGAAATGGGCTGTGAACTCTCTGTACCGGGGAACAGTCCCGAGCATGAGCGTCCACCGAGCAGCTCTGATCCCGTGGAGAGCTCGAGGGGGCTGAAAGAAGAACAAAGAGAGGAGAGCGTGCCCTCGCCTCCCTCGAGCGTGCCCTCGCCTCCCAGCGACCTGAAGACTAGAGACGATTGTACCGAGAAAAGCGATCACGGAATCAAGAGACGGGCAAGTTTGGAGATCTCGTCCTCGGATGGGGAACCACTGAGCCGAATGGATTCCGAGGACAG tatCAGCAGCCCCCTGGTGGACCAGGAGAGCACCCTGTCCAGCGGGCGCTCCACCCCGGCCATGATGCACGGTGGAGCGGGGATATCTGGGGGCAGCAAGGGCTACGCCTGCCTCTGGGACGGCTGCTTGCAGGGCTTCCTCTCCAGCCCCGACCTGGCGGAGCACCTGAGGGCGGAGCACCTGAGGGCTGCCCACggacacacccagacaggagGG gtgtttgtgtgtctgtggaaggGCTGTAAGGTGTTCAACACGCCATCCACCAGTCAGAGCTGGCTCCAGAGACACATGCTGTCACACAGCGGAGACAAGCCCTTCAAG tgtgtggtggggggctgCAGTGCCACCTTTGCCTCCCAGGGGGGGCTAGCGCGCCATGTGCCCACTCACTTCAGCGCCCAGAGTTCCAAGCTGGCCAATCAgagcagggggaaggaggaatCTCCCTCAAAGGCGGGGCTTAACAAGAGGAGGAAGCTGAAGAACAAACGGAGGAGGTCCTTAC CGCGCCCGCACGACTTCTTCGACGCCATGACGATGGACGCCATCCGGCACCGCGCCATCTGCCTGAACCTGGCCACACACATCGAGAGCCAGGGACACGGACACAGCGTGGTGTTCCAcagcacg GTGATAgccaggaggaaggaggacagtGGGAAGGTGAAGGTTCTGCTGCACTGGACACCTGAGGACAT cctggctgatgtgtgggtgagtgagagCGAGCGGCCCCAGCAGAAGACCAAGGTGGTCCACCTGTCCCAGCTGCCCCCAGACACAGCTGTGCAGCTAGCCCCCAGCATCTACAG GATGTTCTTCTAG
- the LOC136960167 gene encoding zinc finger protein AEBP2-like isoform X3, whose product MAAATTDGTDQDSPYTGDHNGTGDTGEDGEKTRGLPDSKQEPGDNENGLEMDVNDGHGGGEEHEKPSPDSYASKETVLRNGEREMGCELSVPGNSPEHERPPSSSDPVESSRGLKEEQREESVPSPPSSVPSPPSDLKTRDDCTEKSDHGIKRRASLEISSSDGEPLSRMDSEDSISSPLVDQESTLSSGRSTPAMMHGGAGISGGSKGYACLWDGCLQGFLSSPDLAEHLRAEHLRAAHGHTQTGGVFVCLWKGCKVFNTPSTSQSWLQRHMLSHSGDKPFKCVVGGCSATFASQGGLARHVPTHFSAQSSKLANQSRGKEESPSKAGLNKRRKLKNKRRRSLLCSLAPARPHDFFDAMTMDAIRHRAICLNLATHIESQGHGHSVVFHSTPG is encoded by the exons ATGGCTGCGGCAACAACCGACGGAACCGATCAAGATAGTCCATATACTGGTGACCATAACGGTACCGGGGACACCGGGGAAGACGGTGAGAAGACACGGGGCCTCCCAGATTCGAAACAGGAACCGGGTGACAACGAGAATGGTTTAGAAATGGACGTTAACGACGGACACGGCGGCGGAGAGGAGCACGAGAAACCGTCTCCAGATTCCTATGCCTCTAAAGAAACGGTTTTGAGAAACGGAGAACGGGAAATGGGCTGTGAACTCTCTGTACCGGGGAACAGTCCCGAGCATGAGCGTCCACCGAGCAGCTCTGATCCCGTGGAGAGCTCGAGGGGGCTGAAAGAAGAACAAAGAGAGGAGAGCGTGCCCTCGCCTCCCTCGAGCGTGCCCTCGCCTCCCAGCGACCTGAAGACTAGAGACGATTGTACCGAGAAAAGCGATCACGGAATCAAGAGACGGGCAAGTTTGGAGATCTCGTCCTCGGATGGGGAACCACTGAGCCGAATGGATTCCGAGGACAG tatCAGCAGCCCCCTGGTGGACCAGGAGAGCACCCTGTCCAGCGGGCGCTCCACCCCGGCCATGATGCACGGTGGAGCGGGGATATCTGGGGGCAGCAAGGGCTACGCCTGCCTCTGGGACGGCTGCTTGCAGGGCTTCCTCTCCAGCCCCGACCTGGCGGAGCACCTGAGGGCGGAGCACCTGAGGGCTGCCCACggacacacccagacaggagGG gtgtttgtgtgtctgtggaaggGCTGTAAGGTGTTCAACACGCCATCCACCAGTCAGAGCTGGCTCCAGAGACACATGCTGTCACACAGCGGAGACAAGCCCTTCAAG tgtgtggtggggggctgCAGTGCCACCTTTGCCTCCCAGGGGGGGCTAGCGCGCCATGTGCCCACTCACTTCAGCGCCCAGAGTTCCAAGCTGGCCAATCAgagcagggggaaggaggaatCTCCCTCAAAGGCGGGGCTTAACAAGAGGAGGAAGCTGAAGAACAAACGGAGGAGGTCCTTAC tCTGCTCTCTCGCTCCAGCGCGCCCGCACGACTTCTTCGACGCCATGACGATGGACGCCATCCGGCACCGCGCCATCTGCCTGAACCTGGCCACACACATCGAGAGCCAGGGACACGGACACAGCGTGGTGTTCCAcagcacg cctggctga
- the LOC136960167 gene encoding zinc finger protein AEBP2-like isoform X1 has translation MAAATTDGTDQDSPYTGDHNGTGDTGEDGEKTRGLPDSKQEPGDNENGLEMDVNDGHGGGEEHEKPSPDSYASKETVLRNGEREMGCELSVPGNSPEHERPPSSSDPVESSRGLKEEQREESVPSPPSSVPSPPSDLKTRDDCTEKSDHGIKRRASLEISSSDGEPLSRMDSEDSISSPLVDQESTLSSGRSTPAMMHGGAGISGGSKGYACLWDGCLQGFLSSPDLAEHLRAEHLRAAHGHTQTGGVFVCLWKGCKVFNTPSTSQSWLQRHMLSHSGDKPFKCVVGGCSATFASQGGLARHVPTHFSAQSSKLANQSRGKEESPSKAGLNKRRKLKNKRRRSLLCSLAPARPHDFFDAMTMDAIRHRAICLNLATHIESQGHGHSVVFHSTVIARRKEDSGKVKVLLHWTPEDILADVWVSESERPQQKTKVVHLSQLPPDTAVQLAPSIYRMFF, from the exons ATGGCTGCGGCAACAACCGACGGAACCGATCAAGATAGTCCATATACTGGTGACCATAACGGTACCGGGGACACCGGGGAAGACGGTGAGAAGACACGGGGCCTCCCAGATTCGAAACAGGAACCGGGTGACAACGAGAATGGTTTAGAAATGGACGTTAACGACGGACACGGCGGCGGAGAGGAGCACGAGAAACCGTCTCCAGATTCCTATGCCTCTAAAGAAACGGTTTTGAGAAACGGAGAACGGGAAATGGGCTGTGAACTCTCTGTACCGGGGAACAGTCCCGAGCATGAGCGTCCACCGAGCAGCTCTGATCCCGTGGAGAGCTCGAGGGGGCTGAAAGAAGAACAAAGAGAGGAGAGCGTGCCCTCGCCTCCCTCGAGCGTGCCCTCGCCTCCCAGCGACCTGAAGACTAGAGACGATTGTACCGAGAAAAGCGATCACGGAATCAAGAGACGGGCAAGTTTGGAGATCTCGTCCTCGGATGGGGAACCACTGAGCCGAATGGATTCCGAGGACAG tatCAGCAGCCCCCTGGTGGACCAGGAGAGCACCCTGTCCAGCGGGCGCTCCACCCCGGCCATGATGCACGGTGGAGCGGGGATATCTGGGGGCAGCAAGGGCTACGCCTGCCTCTGGGACGGCTGCTTGCAGGGCTTCCTCTCCAGCCCCGACCTGGCGGAGCACCTGAGGGCGGAGCACCTGAGGGCTGCCCACggacacacccagacaggagGG gtgtttgtgtgtctgtggaaggGCTGTAAGGTGTTCAACACGCCATCCACCAGTCAGAGCTGGCTCCAGAGACACATGCTGTCACACAGCGGAGACAAGCCCTTCAAG tgtgtggtggggggctgCAGTGCCACCTTTGCCTCCCAGGGGGGGCTAGCGCGCCATGTGCCCACTCACTTCAGCGCCCAGAGTTCCAAGCTGGCCAATCAgagcagggggaaggaggaatCTCCCTCAAAGGCGGGGCTTAACAAGAGGAGGAAGCTGAAGAACAAACGGAGGAGGTCCTTAC tCTGCTCTCTCGCTCCAGCGCGCCCGCACGACTTCTTCGACGCCATGACGATGGACGCCATCCGGCACCGCGCCATCTGCCTGAACCTGGCCACACACATCGAGAGCCAGGGACACGGACACAGCGTGGTGTTCCAcagcacg GTGATAgccaggaggaaggaggacagtGGGAAGGTGAAGGTTCTGCTGCACTGGACACCTGAGGACAT cctggctgatgtgtgggtgagtgagagCGAGCGGCCCCAGCAGAAGACCAAGGTGGTCCACCTGTCCCAGCTGCCCCCAGACACAGCTGTGCAGCTAGCCCCCAGCATCTACAG GATGTTCTTCTAG